GGCGACTATATCAAGAAAGGTACATCGGTAGATGTATTGGTCCGCTTTGATGAGTATAACCTTTCGTATGCTGCAGAAATGAGTGATAAGTGTCTCACGCTTTCAAACAAAGTTCCTGCTTATTCCTATTATATAGATAAGATGAGAGTTACCAATACTTCCGGTACTTTCACCGGTACTTTCGTTGATCCTAAAGCCAGTCTGATGGCCAATACATATAATTCATCCAATTATGGCAGTGTAAGTTCTACCGTGCCTAGCGGTTGGCTCATACCATTCACCTGGATTAAGATTGGCAGACCGAAGACTGATGATGAACGCATCGCTCATGTCCGCCTGCTCGTACCTCACTCTTACGGTACCACATCGGCATCGGGCAGTGTGCAGGCATGTGTCTACGACATGACTCTGCAGAAAGGAAGATAAACATTAAAAGAGAAAGATATATTTATGACACTGATTAAGTCAATTTCTGGTATCCGCGGTACTATCGGCGGTCCAGCGGGCGATACTTTGAATCCGCTCGATATCGTAAAGTTCACTTCAGCATACGCTACCTTCATTCGCCGTAGCGGTGCTTCTGAGAGTAATACCATCGTTGTAGGCCGTGATGCGCGCATCTCTGGCGAGATGGTAAAGAATGTGGTTTGTGGAACCCTCATGGGTATGGGCTACGATGTGCTGAACATCGGTCTGGCTACTACTCCTACCACTGAACTTGCTGTTACCATGAGTGGTGCCGCCGGCGGTATCATCATCACAGCTTCTCACAACCCACGCCAGTGGAATGCCCTCAAGCTCCTCAACGAGAAGGGTGAGTTCCTCACAGCAGCTAATGGTAACGAGGTGCTGGGTATCGCAGAGAAGGAAGACTTCGACTATGCGGATGTGGATCATCTCGGAAAATATACTGAAGACAATACCTTCAACAAGCGCCATATCGACTCCGTACTTGCTTTGAAGCTCGTAGATGTAGAAGCAATCAAGAATGCCCACTTCAAGGTTTGTGTAGATTCCATCAACTCAGTTGGTGGCGTTATACTTCCAGAGTTGCTGGATGCGCTCGGTGTAGCATATACTTTCCTCAATGGTGAGCCTACAGGCGACTTCGCTCATAATCCGGAGCCATTGGAGAAGAACCTCGGTGGTATCATGGATGAGTTGAAGAAGGGTGGCTACGATATGGGTATCGTTGTAGACCCTGATGTTGACCGTCTGGCTTTCATCTGCGAAGATGGCAAGATGTTTGGCGAAGAGTATACCTTGGTAAGTGTGGCAGATTACGTGTTGAGCAAGACTCCAGGCAATACCGTCAGCAACCTTTCATCTACCCGTGCCCTCCGTGATGTTACAGAGAAGCATGGTGGCAAGTACACCGCAGCTGCTGTAGGCGAGGTGAATGTAACTACCAAGATGAAGGATGTTCACGCTGTTATCGGTGGTGAAGGCAATGGTGGAGTTATCTATCCAGAGAGCCATTACGGTCGTGATGCCCTCGTTGGTATCGCCCTCTTCCTGAGCAGTCTGGCTCACAAGGGCTGCAAGGTGAGCGAGCTCCGTGCCAGCTTCCCTAACTATTTCATCGCCAAGAACCGCATCGACCTGACTCTATCTACCGATGTAGATGCTATCCTCGTGAAGGTTAAGGAGATGTATGGTAAGGAGAAGGATGTCACCGTAACAGATATCGATGGCGTCAAGCTCGATTTCCCTGACAAGTGGGTTCACCTCCGCAAGAGTAATACCGAGCCTATCATCCGCGTATATAGCGAGGCCTCTACCATGGAGCAGGCTGATGAACTGGGCAAGAAACTCATGCAGGTGGTTTACGATATGCAGTAAGATACTGAATATGAGATCATATAAAAAGAGATGAAGCAACGTAGATTTTGCTTCATCTCTTTTTTTGTGCGCCGATTTCCATCTGCAAAACTTCAGTAATTTGAAGAAAGATAGAGAAAGATTTGGCTTTCTCAGATAAAAATCGTATTTTTGTTGCGAAATTGCAGACAATGAGGCCTCTGAGCCTTTGTTGCAGTAATGAAAAACTTGAACCGTTCCTTATAGGGAGCATAAATGAAATTACAGAATAATGGAATCTATTATAAAGCATTATCAGGTAGCCCATGTCGGGTTCAGCCTTTCTTATCCTGATTCCTCTCAGGATATGATGGCAGTTTTACTGGAGGCTTATCAGGCGTTTGAATGCGAAGAGCAGGTTGCATCTGCTGCCCGAACCTCCTTCACGCTTACCTTGTCAGAAAGCGGGGAAGAGATGAGGAAACCTGCCGGTTTCAAGGAGGAATGCAGACAGGATGAGGAGGGACAGCTCATTATCAGTGGTAGTCTGGGAGAGAAGCAGAAGGCGTTCCTGATGGCAATGACTGATATGAAATCGATACTGGTTACAGGTTATGATTATCAGCATTCCAGTCTTCTGGTTCCTGCTGGCACCTTCAGCCAGAAGTCGGCTTTCGGATCCCTCAAGGCAACCGTTGACACCTCGCTGATGCTGCTCTATGCCATGCGTTCGGCAACCGGAGATACACTCCTGTTTCATTCTTCTACCATAGTAAAGGATGGAAAGGCTTATCTCTTCCTGGGCAAGAGCGGAACGGGCAAGAGTACGCATTCCGGACTGTGGCTCAAACATATCGAGGGCACCCGACTGCTCAATGATGATAACCCGGTGGTACATATATCGCACGAAGGAACGCCCATGGTGAGTGGCTCGCCTTGGAGCGGAAAGACACCTTGCTATAAGAACGAGGAATATCCGATAGGGGCAATTGTCCAATTGCGCCAGGCACCAGAGAATAAAATCAGAAAACAGACCGTCATAGAGTCTTATGTGTCTATCAAGACTTCTGTCTCCGGCAAGGCATGGGAGAAGGAAATTGCAGATGGCCAGCATCAAACGATAGAGAAGCTGATCGGGGCTACCCGGCTTTATCAGCTCGACTGTCTGCCTGATGCCGATGCAGCTCTCCTTTGCAGTCAGACCATCAGTCAGTAAAACCAACCGTCGGGTAAAAAACAATCGTACAATAGAAAGATGAATACATCCGATTCAAAATATAAGGCAATAGCCGCGCTCGAGCAATTCATCCGTGAAGGTCGTCCTGTCAAGTTTCCGGTCAAAGGAACCAGCATGCTTCCCTTTATCGTAGGTGATAGAGATTGCGTAGAATTCTATCCGGTAGAAGGCGAGTTGAAGGTGGGCGATATTGTGATGGCGAGGGTAGAAGAAGGCTATCCGGTGGTGCATCGCATCATCGGGATAGAGCCTGTTGCAGGAGCAGCTTCCCCCGCATCCTTTTCTGCAGATGATTGCCGTATCGTGCTGACGGGTGATGGAAATCTCGGTTTTAAGGAGCATTGCCTGCGCAAGGATGTCATTGCGAAGGCGCATGCTGTCATCTGTCCCGACGGCAGCCGTAAGAGTCTCATCTCGCAGAAAGCGCTCAGAAACTGGTACAGATGGCAGAGGTTGAGGCCTGTGCGTAGGGTCTTGCTTAAAATAATCAAGCTCTATATCCGTTTATCATATAAAAACTAAAAAACAAGATACAATGAAGATCAAGAAAGATTTCAAGCTCCGCGAAATTTGCGGTGAGTATGTGGTAACAGCCGAAGGTATGCAGGCTGTAGACTTTACCAAGTTGATCAGTCTCAATGAAACTGCCGCCTTTCTCTGGAAGACGGCTGAAAAACAGGGCGAATTTACGGCAGCTTCGTTGGCTCAGGCTCTGTGCGATGAGTATGATGTCGTCATGGCTCAGGCAGAAAAAGACTGCGAGGCGATTATTGCCCAGTGGCAGAAAGAGGGACTGGTATGAGGAAGTATGCACTATGGTTTTTTCGCCAGATGTCTGCTGTCCGGGGACGTTTGCTGTTGCGCATCATCGCCGGTCTTCTGCAGGTAGCATTAGGTTTGTGGCTCGTCTGGCTGTGTCGCCGGTTCATCGATGTGGTGATCTGGCGTGGCAATGTGCTGCGCGAAACCATCGTGCTTTTTTCAGTCATCGCCCTGCTGATAGCCCTTCGCCAGCTGGTATTCTATCTTTCCGGCATCACCGAGGTTATCCTCCAGAATGATATGCGTAGCCGCCTCTTCCGGTTTGTGCTGGGCAGGAAACTCTATGCCGTTAAGCATCAGGCTGAGGCTGGTTCCGGAAAGCCTGCTTCTGATATGCTTTCCGGCGACATCAGCCAGCGTTTGGAGCGCGATCTCTCATCAGCCTCTTCGGTAGTTACGGATATCCTGCCCACAATCGTAGTCACCCTGGTGCAGCTCTTCGGTGCCTTCTTCCTGATGCGTTCTATCGATTCCATTCTGGCATGGAGCCTTCTGGTACTGACACCGGTGGTTGCAGTCTGTGCCAAGTATCTCGGCAGCCGACTCAAGAAGATGACGCTGGCGATACGCGAGGAGGAGAGCAGCATACAAATGATGATTCAGGAGACGGTAGAACATGAACTCACCATCAAGACCTTGCAGGCAGAGAGCACGGTTTCCGGTAGGGTAGGCAGCATGCAGCAGCGTTTGCATCATCTGGTCCGCCGTCGTATCCGTTTTACGTTGATATCCCGTCTGCTCCTGGCTTTCACCTTCAGTTACGGCTATTTCGGAGCCTTTGTCTATGGCGCCATCCAACTCAAGAACGGGTTGATAACCTTTGGTGTGATGACCGCCTTTCTGCAGTTGGTGGGTCAGATACAGAGTCCTATCATGTCGCTCTTGGGCATGATTCCCCAGCTGATTCATGCATCAGCGAGTGTAGACCGGTTGGTAGAGATTGAAAATACCGAACAGGAGGAATCTCTGTCGCAGGCAGATGCTTCTATACCTTTGCAGCGTGCTTGCGGCATCCGTCTTCAGGATGTGAGTTATTCATATCCCGATGAGCGAAAGAAAGTTGTTGTCAGTCATTTCTCTTATGATTTCCGTCCCGCCACATCTGTGGCGATAGTAGGAGAAACCGGTTGTGGCAAGACCACTATCCTGCGTCTCTTGTCGAGTATCATCCAGCCCGATAGCGGAAGGATTGTATTGTATGATGCCCTGGGCAAAGAGACAGAAGGAACTGGCATGCGTTCGCATATCGTGTATATAGAGCAGGGTAATACGCTGATGAGCGGAACCATTCGCGATAATCTTCTTCTTGCCAATCCCGTGGCTACCGATGAGCAGCTTACCGAAGCCCTTCATGTAGCCTGTGCCGATTTCGTATTCAGTTTGCCGGCTGGTATGGATACGAAGATAGGAGAGCATGCCACCCGTTTGAGTGGCGGTCAGGCACAGCGCATCGCCATAGCCCGCAGTCTTTTGCGCGAAGGTAACATTCTGTTGTTGGATGAAATCAGCTCATCGCTGGATGCCGAAACCGAGAAGCTTCTTTTCGACCGCCTCTTTGCTTCGTATGCCGATAAGACAATTATCTGTGTTACGCATAGGAAGGAGGTGGCAGACAGATGCCAGGAGCAGATACGGCTGTGATGATGTGTTTTTATAGCAGTCCGGTTTACAAGGCTTTAAACGGATGTCCTCTGTTTCGGAAACAGAACAGCGTTATCCGTAGTAAGTATAGTAAGTATAAAAAGAAAGCTCAGGGTTATCTGACCTGAGCTTTTTGCATATCATGATTTCTGTATCATTTACTTCTGGCATTCCTTGCAAGGAGTCCAAGGCTTCAACTGCTTGAAGAAGTCGTTGCCCTTATCATCTACGAGGATGAATGCAGGGAAGTCCTCTACGGTAATCTTCCAGATAGCCTCCATACCGAGCTCTGGGTACTCTACGCACTCAATGCTCTTGATAGAACTCTTAGAGAGAACGGCAGCTACACCACCGATAGTACCGAGGTAGAAACCACCATGCTTCTTGCAAGCCTCTGTAACAACATCGCCACGGTTACCCTTGGCAATCATTACAAGGCTAGCGCCATGATCCTGGAACTCATCTACGTATGGGTCCATACGGTTGGCTGTGGTAGGTCCCATAGAGCCACATGGATAACCCTCTGGAGTCTTGGCTGGTCCTGCATAGAGGATAGGGTGGTTCTTGAAGTACTCAGGCATCTCCTCGCCTGCATCCAGACGAGCCTTGAGCTTAGCGTGAGCGATGTCACGAGCCACGATGATGGTACCCTTCAAGTTAACACGGGTGCTTACAGGATACTTGGTCAACTCAGCACGAACTGCGTCGATACCCTTGTCAAGGTCAATCTCGATACCCTTGGTACCCTCACCTGGGTTACGGAGCTCCTCAGGAATCAACTCTGTTGGATTCTCATCCATCTTCTCCAACCAGATACCGTCCTTGTTGATCTTAGCCTTGATGTTACGGTCGGCAGAGCAGCTTACACCCATACCGATAGGGCAGCTTGCACCGTGGCGAGGCAGACGGATGACACGGATATCGTGAGCAAGATACTTACCACCGAACTGTGCACCCAAGCCAATCTTGTGAGCCTCTTTGAGAAGCTTATTCTCCAAGTCGATGTCACGGAAAGCACGGCCCGTCTCATCACCTGTTGTAGGCAACTCGTCGTAGTACTTGATAGAAGCCAACTTCACGGTAAGGAGGTTCTTCTCTGCTGAAGTACCACCGATAACGAAGGCGATGTGGTAAGGAGGACATGCTGCTGTACCCAGACTCTTCATCTTCTCTACGAGGAATGGGAGCAATGTGCCCTCGTTCTGGATAGTAGCCTTGGTCATTGGGTAGAAGTAGGTCTTGTTGGCAGAGCCACCACCCTTGGCAACCATCACGAAGCGGTACTCGTCGCCCTCTGTAGCCTCGATATCAATCTGGGCAGGCAGGTTACAACGGGTGTTCACCTCATCATACATATTGAGAGGAGCGTTCTGAGAATAGCGGAGGTTGTCCTGTGTAAAGGTGTTGTAAACACCCAGACTCAGTGCCTCTTCGTCCTCGAAATCGGTCCATACACGCTGGCCCTTCTCACCGTGGATGATAGCAGTACCTGTATCCTGGCAGAATGGGAGGATGCCCTTAACGGCAGTTTCTGCATTGCGGAGGAACTGGAGAGCTACGTACTTGTCGTTCTCTGAAGCCTCTGGGTCGCTGAGAATCTTAGCCACCTGGAGGTTGTGCTCACGACGGAGCTTGAACTCTACGTCGTGGAAACCCTGCTGTGCCAGCAAAGTAAGAGCTTCCTTAGAAACCTTGAGGATAGTCTTACCCTCGAACTCTGCTGTGCTTACGCCTTCCTTAGAGATAAGGCGATACTCTGTCTTGTCCTCTCCAATCTGAAACATTGGAGCATACTTAAAATCTGGAGTTTTTGCCATAATGTTTTTTGTTATTTTAAACTGTTGAAATATTCAAGTCTAATTAATTCTCGTATTCTATTTCCTGGTCGAGGCTGTCGACGAAGTTGCGGAAAACCTCTTCCTCCACATCGCCCATGGCAAATTCTTTCTCAGCATCCTTTCGGATTTCTGCTATCCATGAGCGGCGTGCCTTGATATAATCTTCGTGTATGCGGTTGGCATCTTCGAGTGTAATGTCACTGATGCCGTAGTAATCGCAGATCATCTGGTAGGTCCATGCCCACTGGTAGTCGCGATAGTTGGCATTGATTTCTTCAAACCGGTCGAGCAACTGTTCTATATTCTCGATAGTTCCTTCCTTCACATCCCTAACGATGCCTTCTTCTTCAGAAACCGGGAGTAGGAGTCCCGAAAGATCATCCCAATCGCCCACGCCGACATGGGTGGCTGGAGGGGTGATGGCTGGGTCGCGCTTCAGTACACGCTTCAATACGGCACCCATGTAGATGCGGAGGGCGATATCATAATATTTGATGCCCTTGTGGAGCGATGAAGCCGGTATGATATATTCGTGATAGAGATACTGCGAAACATTATCGCCCGTTACCTCGCGCAGGTTTTCAAGAATCTTCTTACCCTTCAGAATCTCGCCAACAGAATAAGGTGAAAGCCAGTCGAAGTTGACGATGCTCTTGCGGTTCTCCATAGCACGGAGATCACGCTTAGGCCATTTCTTGATGTCGCGGTACAGACCTACGGTAGTGATGTTTCTGCCCGGGATGAGGAACATCTTGTCGCCATCGGCAATGAGGTAGGCGAAAGGCAGGTTGCGGGTGTTAGGGTGGTGCATCAGCTTGCCGAAGCATACTGAGAAGGAACCCAGAGTGGCTGGCATCAGGAGATAAGCACCGCTGGCTGTCTTGGAACCGCGCTCCAGAATGCCCCAGTGCATAGGGCCCATCTTGTAGGCATGGTTGCTGAAGTTGGTGGCAGAACCGGCGTTATAGAAAGAGAACATGCCTCCGATAAGCAGACTGCTCTTATGATGAGAAGCGGTGAAAGGACCGCAGAAGGCTGCACAAGCCTCGCCATTGCTCATATAGGAGTTGGCGAAGAATACGGAGGCTGATGCGGTAAAGCCGTTAGACAGCTGGCAGGCTTCGCCTACGAAGCAATCCTGTATCTTCACACTGTTGATGACGCTGGCGCCTTCAGCGATGATACTGTTTTCTGTAATAACGCCTGTGCCGATATATACGTTGCCATGAACAGAGCCCAATAGCGTACAGTCGCTCAGACGGGAAGCACCGTTCACTTCGCAGTAATCATTGATTACGCAGTTGGTAATCTCCTTGGTATTGATGATCTTCACATTATTGCCAATCTGGCCCCGATCCGGCATCTTGTTGTCGATGTCGGTCTTGATGAGCTGGCGAATCTTCTCCTTCATTTCCTTGTCAGGGAAATGCTTCACCATGAAGGCTGCCAGCTGGCTGTTCAGGTCGCTGAAGAGGATTACGTTGCCTTCACCCACCTCGTTGAGTACGCTCACAAGATTTCCTTCGCCGTAAGTAGCTCCCTCGGTGGTTTCCATGGTCGAGATGTTTGAGATGTAGCAATCATCGCCAATGGTATAGTTGTTGATGAAATTGCCTACGTTTTCTATCAGACAGTCGTCGCCTATGGTTACATTGCGCAATGTGGCATTGTTGATGCCCGAATGCTTTACGAAGCCCTGGCTCACCTCCACGTTCTTGTTGAAGGATCCGATGTTTATTTCGCCATAGAGCATCACGCGGTGCATGAAGTTGGGCTTAAAATCTTCTGATACATTGACTGAGGTCCAGTCTTCGGCCCAGCAGTCGTTATGTTTAAGCACCTCGATTTCCTCGGTGGTTAAAGGTCTGTAATCATTCATAGCTTACTTGTTATTGATATTTATGTTCTTACTCATAATCCTGGTACAGGAAGTCGTTGTATGGATACTTCTGTACGTGCAACTCTCTTACTTTCTTGTAGAGTATCTCGCGGAATTCGTCGATGTTCTCCTTGTTCTTTGCCGAGATGAAGAGGCAGTCCTCATTGAGTTTTGCCATCCAGGTCTTCTTCAGGTCTTCCAGCGGGATGTTCTCTTTCTCCATCGGTGTGAGGTCGTCTTCCTCTTTTTCTACCCATGAGTAGTTGTCTATCTTGTTGAAGATAATCATCGATGGCTTATCGGCGCAATCCAGTTCCTTGAGCGTATTCTCTACTACCTGGATCTGCTCTTCGAAGTCGGGATGTGAGATGTCTACTACGTGCAGAAGGAGGTCGGCCTCGCGTGTCTCGTCAAGGGTACTCTTGAATGAGTCGACCAGGTCGGTTGGCAATTTGCGGATGAATCCTACGGTATCGGCAAGGAGGAACGGCAGGTTGTCTACAACCACCTTGCGTACGGTGGTGTCGAGGGTGGCAAAGAGTTTGTTCTCTGCAAACACCTCGCTCTTGCTGAGTAGATTCATGATGGTAGATTTACCTACGTTGGTATAGCCCACCAGTGCCACGCGCACCATTCTGCCTCTGTTTTTTCGCTGTGTAGTCTTCTGCTTGTCGATTTCTGCCAGTCGCTCTTTGAGGAGACTCATTCTGCCGAGGATGATACGGCGGTCCATCTCGAGCTGGGTCTCACCCGGTCCACGCAGACCAACAGATCCCTTACCGCCACCAGATCCTGAACCGCCACCCTGTCGTTCCAGGTGAGTCCAGAGTCTTTGCAGACGAGGGAGCATATAGCGGTATTGCGCCAACTCTACCTGGGTTTTAGCCGCAGCGGTTTGCGCACGCATGGCGAAGATATCGAGGATGAGTGAGGTGCGGTCCAGAATCTTCACCTGCAGTTCCTGTTCGATGTTACGGATCTGTTTGGCAGAAAGCTCATCATCAAAGATGACCATACCTACTTCTCTATCTTCCTCTTCCTCGTCCTTGATGTATTGCTTGATTTCCTCCAGCTTACCCTTTCCCACGTAGGTGGTCTGGTTAGGCGACACCACCTTCTGCGTGAATCGCTTCACGGTGACGGCGCCTGCGGTATCTGCAAGAAATTCCAACTCGTCGAGATATTCCTTGGTCTTGGCTTCGTCCTGTGTCTTGGTAATAAGACCCACCAGCACAGCGGTTTCCGCCTTGACTTCTGATATTACAAATTCTTTCATCTATTTTCTTTATCTATATAATAATGTGAAAAGATAGTGCAAAGATAGTGTAAAATACAGAGAAAACAAAATATAGCATCAATATTTTAACTTTTTTATTAATGTGGCAGAAAATATTCAAAAGACACAAAATGCATAGCTGTATTTTAGCCACAACAGCTCACAAATGGTCTTTTTGATGCGCAAAAATTGTAAACGTTTACGTGGTTTTTTGCATAAAAAATCGAGATTTATTTGATTTATATCAATATTTGTCTTAATTTTGCACCCAGAAAAAGAATTGATTTTCAAAAACGATAAAATCATAACTACATAAAAAACACAAACTGCTGAAACATTCAAAAACTTCAAAGGCCTCGACGCGATGTCGGGGCTTTTTGTTTTCTTCTCATCTAAAGGCTTTTCTTACCATTTATTTTTCCTCGTTTTTGTCTCTTTTTCGTTAGATTTTACGAAAATGGATGCTTTTTGAACAAAAAGTATACTCTTTTCTCTGCAAAATAACTTATCTTTGCATGCGGTTTTGTTGTATGCAGCAGTAACTGGAGTAGTATGCCGGCTATACTGCTGTAGCATCATAGAGAAGATTATAAATCAACCTAACAATAAAATGAAAATGAAGCAAAAAGTTTGTATTGCTAGTATTTTGTTGCTCGGCACGGTTTGTGCGAAAGCCAACAATTATAAAGTAAGTTCACCTGACGGCAGATTGGCGGTCAAGGTGGAATGTGTAGACGGAAAGGCTTTCTATTCGGTAGAGCTGAATGGCAAGCAGATGCTTAAACCTTCTGCCTTGGGACTGGTAGCCAACTATGGCGACTTCTCCCAGCATCTTACCATGGGTGCGATGAAAGGAACAGAGAAGCATCTTTCTTACGACATGACCCGTATCAAGAAAAGCCACATCGAAAAGGATGTTTATGAGGCTACCATCGGATTCCTCAATGCCAAGAAGGATTCCATGACCTTGCATCTCCATGTAAGCAACAACGATGTTGCCTACAAATATGAGATGATCCGTCCGAAGAAGAATAACCCTAAGTCGGTGATTATATATAATGAGGTGAGCGGTTTCAATTTCCCTGAGCAGACCACCACTTTCCTCTGCCCTCAAATCGGTCCGATGACTGGTTGGGAACGAACCAAACCATCTTACGAAGAAGAATATACTCCGAATGCTCCGATGACAAAGAAGTCGCAGTTTGGTGTGGGCTATACCTTCCCTTGTCTCTTCAAGGTGGGTAATGACGGTTGGGCATTGGTCAGCGAAACAGGAGTATCGAGTGCATATCCAGCCAGCAGACTTTCTGATTATGATGCAGCGAAGGGATATACGGTAGCTTTCCCTCAGAAAGGTGAAAACAACGGAATCGGTTCAGAATATGCCGGTATACCTTTGCCGGGCGAAACACCATGGCGTACCATCACCGTTGGCACCACATTGGCTCCTATAGTAGAAACTACCATCCCTTACGATGTGGTAGAACCTCTGTATGAGCCAACTCAGCAGTATAAGCCTTCACGCTATACCTGGAGCTGGCTGATCTGGCAGGATGAGAGTATCAACTATGATGACCAGGTTAAGATGATAGATGTTGCTGCGGCTCAGGGCTATGAGGCTATCCTCGTAGACAACTGGTGGGACCAGCGCATCGGTCGTGACAAGATTGAGAAATTGGCTCAGTATGCCAAGAGCAAGCAGGTTAGTCTGATGCTCTGGTATAATTCGAATGGTTTCGAGAATGATGCTCCACAGACTCCACGTCAGATTATGAACAATTCCATCGCCCGCAAGAAGGAGATGGCTTGGATGAAGAAGATAGGTATTGTGGGAATCAAAGTTGATTTCTTCGGTGGTGACAAGCAGGAGACGATGAAACTCTACGAAGATATTCTGAGCGATGCCAACGATTATGGTCTGGAGGTGATCTTCCACGGTTGTACCATGCCTAGAGGTTGGGAGCGCATGTATCCTAACTATGTTTCCAGCGAGGCAGCATTGGCTTCTGAGAATGTATATTTCACCGATTATCATGCCAAAAAGGAGGCTTTCGAGATGACGATGCATCCGTTCTCAAGAAATGCTGTAGCCAGCTTCGACTGGGGTGGCGTGATGATGAACAAATATCTTTCAAGAGATAACAAGAGCCGCCATCAGCGCTATACAAGTGATGTCTTCGAGATGGCAACCGCTATCACCAATCAGAGCAGCGTAAACTGTGTTTGTCTCTATCCTAACAATCTTCAGGATGTTCCTCAATGGGAATTGGACTGGTTGAAGGGCTTGCCTACAGCATGGGACGATGTGAAGTTTATCGCAGGATATCCTACGAAGTATGCGGTTGTAGCCCGTAAGGCGTCTCAAGAGAACGGCTCTGGTGCAGCAATCAATAACGGAAAATGGATTGTCGGTGGTTTGAATGCTACAGACAAGCCGCTCACCCTGACCCTCAATCTGCCTATGTTCGCTGGCAAGACTGTGGAATATCTTACCGACCAGCCAAAGAAAC
This Segatella copri DSM 18205 DNA region includes the following protein-coding sequences:
- a CDS encoding DUF4827 domain-containing protein: MKKFLFAMIAFAAVLSFAACNDSETYKDMRDRELDSISSFLRKENIKVISEDEFNRRWKNNEKLTDTAKNNNEWVLFNSNGIYMQVIDQGCGDYIKKGTSVDVLVRFDEYNLSYAAEMSDKCLTLSNKVPAYSYYIDKMRVTNTSGTFTGTFVDPKASLMANTYNSSNYGSVSSTVPSGWLIPFTWIKIGRPKTDDERIAHVRLLVPHSYGTTSASGSVQACVYDMTLQKGR
- a CDS encoding ABC transporter ATP-binding protein; protein product: MRKYALWFFRQMSAVRGRLLLRIIAGLLQVALGLWLVWLCRRFIDVVIWRGNVLRETIVLFSVIALLIALRQLVFYLSGITEVILQNDMRSRLFRFVLGRKLYAVKHQAEAGSGKPASDMLSGDISQRLERDLSSASSVVTDILPTIVVTLVQLFGAFFLMRSIDSILAWSLLVLTPVVAVCAKYLGSRLKKMTLAIREEESSIQMMIQETVEHELTIKTLQAESTVSGRVGSMQQRLHHLVRRRIRFTLISRLLLAFTFSYGYFGAFVYGAIQLKNGLITFGVMTAFLQLVGQIQSPIMSLLGMIPQLIHASASVDRLVEIENTEQEESLSQADASIPLQRACGIRLQDVSYSYPDERKKVVVSHFSYDFRPATSVAIVGETGCGKTTILRLLSSIIQPDSGRIVLYDALGKETEGTGMRSHIVYIEQGNTLMSGTIRDNLLLANPVATDEQLTEALHVACADFVFSLPAGMDTKIGEHATRLSGGQAQRIAIARSLLREGNILLLDEISSSLDAETEKLLFDRLFASYADKTIICVTHRKEVADRCQEQIRL
- a CDS encoding fumarate hydratase; protein product: MAKTPDFKYAPMFQIGEDKTEYRLISKEGVSTAEFEGKTILKVSKEALTLLAQQGFHDVEFKLRREHNLQVAKILSDPEASENDKYVALQFLRNAETAVKGILPFCQDTGTAIIHGEKGQRVWTDFEDEEALSLGVYNTFTQDNLRYSQNAPLNMYDEVNTRCNLPAQIDIEATEGDEYRFVMVAKGGGSANKTYFYPMTKATIQNEGTLLPFLVEKMKSLGTAACPPYHIAFVIGGTSAEKNLLTVKLASIKYYDELPTTGDETGRAFRDIDLENKLLKEAHKIGLGAQFGGKYLAHDIRVIRLPRHGASCPIGMGVSCSADRNIKAKINKDGIWLEKMDENPTELIPEELRNPGEGTKGIEIDLDKGIDAVRAELTKYPVSTRVNLKGTIIVARDIAHAKLKARLDAGEEMPEYFKNHPILYAGPAKTPEGYPCGSMGPTTANRMDPYVDEFQDHGASLVMIAKGNRGDVVTEACKKHGGFYLGTIGGVAAVLSKSSIKSIECVEYPELGMEAIWKITVEDFPAFILVDDKGNDFFKQLKPWTPCKECQK
- a CDS encoding PqqD family protein, whose amino-acid sequence is MKIKKDFKLREICGEYVVTAEGMQAVDFTKLISLNETAAFLWKTAEKQGEFTAASLAQALCDEYDVVMAQAEKDCEAIIAQWQKEGLV
- a CDS encoding DUF4954 family protein; the encoded protein is MNDYRPLTTEEIEVLKHNDCWAEDWTSVNVSEDFKPNFMHRVMLYGEINIGSFNKNVEVSQGFVKHSGINNATLRNVTIGDDCLIENVGNFINNYTIGDDCYISNISTMETTEGATYGEGNLVSVLNEVGEGNVILFSDLNSQLAAFMVKHFPDKEMKEKIRQLIKTDIDNKMPDRGQIGNNVKIINTKEITNCVINDYCEVNGASRLSDCTLLGSVHGNVYIGTGVITENSIIAEGASVINSVKIQDCFVGEACQLSNGFTASASVFFANSYMSNGEACAAFCGPFTASHHKSSLLIGGMFSFYNAGSATNFSNHAYKMGPMHWGILERGSKTASGAYLLMPATLGSFSVCFGKLMHHPNTRNLPFAYLIADGDKMFLIPGRNITTVGLYRDIKKWPKRDLRAMENRKSIVNFDWLSPYSVGEILKGKKILENLREVTGDNVSQYLYHEYIIPASSLHKGIKYYDIALRIYMGAVLKRVLKRDPAITPPATHVGVGDWDDLSGLLLPVSEEEGIVRDVKEGTIENIEQLLDRFEEINANYRDYQWAWTYQMICDYYGISDITLEDANRIHEDYIKARRSWIAEIRKDAEKEFAMGDVEEEVFRNFVDSLDQEIEYEN
- the glmM gene encoding phosphoglucosamine mutase → MTLIKSISGIRGTIGGPAGDTLNPLDIVKFTSAYATFIRRSGASESNTIVVGRDARISGEMVKNVVCGTLMGMGYDVLNIGLATTPTTELAVTMSGAAGGIIITASHNPRQWNALKLLNEKGEFLTAANGNEVLGIAEKEDFDYADVDHLGKYTEDNTFNKRHIDSVLALKLVDVEAIKNAHFKVCVDSINSVGGVILPELLDALGVAYTFLNGEPTGDFAHNPEPLEKNLGGIMDELKKGGYDMGIVVDPDVDRLAFICEDGKMFGEEYTLVSVADYVLSKTPGNTVSNLSSTRALRDVTEKHGGKYTAAAVGEVNVTTKMKDVHAVIGGEGNGGVIYPESHYGRDALVGIALFLSSLAHKGCKVSELRASFPNYFIAKNRIDLTLSTDVDAILVKVKEMYGKEKDVTVTDIDGVKLDFPDKWVHLRKSNTEPIIRVYSEASTMEQADELGKKLMQVVYDMQ
- a CDS encoding S24/S26 family peptidase, whose amino-acid sequence is MNTSDSKYKAIAALEQFIREGRPVKFPVKGTSMLPFIVGDRDCVEFYPVEGELKVGDIVMARVEEGYPVVHRIIGIEPVAGAASPASFSADDCRIVLTGDGNLGFKEHCLRKDVIAKAHAVICPDGSRKSLISQKALRNWYRWQRLRPVRRVLLKIIKLYIRLSYKN